A genomic stretch from Natronomonas gomsonensis includes:
- a CDS encoding MFS transporter, which produces MVDTETVERRVRDVWNDGRSWTLVAIAGGWFLSMGVRLTYPVLLPNLRDAYGLSLTAAGFLLSLLWMAYAVGQLPGGILADKFGERRILVISTVISAVTIAFVAAATSAPILFGATTLFGLGTALYGVSRFTALSEIYPDKDGSAIGVTMAAGEAGNVVMPAIAGVVAAAVAWQLGFGIAVPLFALVGVSLWLFVPERTADDESAIDSISVDAARYIAEEISRPAILLVGLLQILGYSIWQAFTGFYPTYLIEVKEFSPSTAAGLFALFFAVGILVQPLSGNAYDRIGLNRVLPILMGLTAVGMVAVSFVESFWAVVAATAVLSSLLGQATVTLSYITAALPRDIRGTGLGAIRTVYMGLGAASPLLFGAFADRGYFDEGFLVLAVVAAVVSLVSLRIPNR; this is translated from the coding sequence GTGGTAGACACAGAAACGGTCGAGAGGAGAGTGCGGGACGTCTGGAACGACGGCCGGAGTTGGACGCTCGTCGCCATCGCCGGCGGGTGGTTCCTCTCGATGGGCGTCCGGCTCACCTACCCCGTGTTGTTGCCGAACCTGCGGGACGCCTACGGCCTGAGCCTCACGGCCGCGGGGTTCCTGTTGAGCCTGCTGTGGATGGCCTACGCCGTCGGACAGCTGCCGGGCGGCATCCTCGCCGACAAGTTCGGCGAGCGGCGCATCCTCGTCATCAGTACGGTCATCTCGGCGGTCACCATCGCCTTCGTCGCGGCGGCCACCTCGGCGCCGATACTGTTCGGCGCGACGACGCTGTTCGGCCTCGGGACGGCGCTGTACGGCGTCTCGCGGTTCACCGCGCTGTCGGAGATATATCCCGACAAGGACGGGTCGGCCATCGGCGTGACGATGGCGGCCGGCGAGGCTGGCAACGTCGTCATGCCGGCCATCGCGGGCGTCGTCGCCGCCGCCGTCGCGTGGCAACTCGGCTTCGGCATCGCCGTCCCCCTGTTCGCGCTTGTGGGCGTCAGTCTCTGGCTGTTCGTCCCCGAGCGGACGGCCGACGACGAAAGCGCCATCGACAGCATCTCCGTCGACGCCGCACGCTACATCGCCGAGGAAATTTCCCGGCCGGCGATTCTGTTGGTCGGCCTCCTGCAAATCCTCGGCTACAGCATCTGGCAGGCGTTCACCGGTTTCTATCCGACGTATCTCATAGAGGTCAAGGAGTTCTCCCCGTCGACCGCCGCGGGGCTGTTCGCGCTGTTTTTCGCCGTCGGCATCCTCGTCCAGCCGCTTTCGGGTAACGCCTACGACCGTATCGGCCTCAACCGGGTTCTCCCGATTCTCATGGGCCTGACCGCCGTCGGCATGGTCGCCGTGTCGTTCGTCGAATCGTTTTGGGCCGTCGTCGCTGCAACGGCCGTGTTGAGCAGCCTGCTCGGGCAGGCGACGGTGACGCTGTCGTACATCACGGCGGCGCTGCCGCGGGACATCCGCGGGACGGGACTGGGCGCGATTCGAACCGTCTACATGGGGTTGGGTGCGGCGAGTCCCCTCCTGTTCGGCGCCTTTGCCGACCGTGGGTACTTCGATGAAGGGTTCCTCGTGTTGGCCGTCGTCGCGGCGGTTGTCTCGCTTGTCAGCCTCCGCATCCCGAACCGGTAG
- a CDS encoding quinone oxidoreductase family protein — MRAVRYHEAGEPSVLQLEDIDRPTPKADEVLVAVRAASINPTDAKRRKWGPKHLPKTTGSDFAGVVEAVGDDVTAFEVGDRVCGTGLHTDRFQQGSFAEYVAVPTDIVATLPEEVSFEAGAAAALAGVTAWRALVDHAGLEPAETCFVHGGTGGVGHLAVQLSAALGADTITTVGSEEADAAATEFGADTVLRYDDPDLREAVDRPADVIVDHRIGEYLGFDIDIAAFGGRIVQYAGDDGPFEGTREGRGKNLSLHMMNMSNLASRPDTPRIAEPLSSVLKLVARGDLSPRIHHRYELDEADEMHRAILEDSFVGKLVVTP; from the coding sequence ATGCGAGCAGTTCGATACCACGAAGCGGGCGAGCCATCGGTGCTCCAACTCGAAGACATCGACCGACCGACGCCGAAAGCCGACGAGGTTCTGGTCGCCGTCCGGGCGGCCAGCATCAACCCGACCGACGCCAAACGGCGGAAGTGGGGGCCGAAACATCTCCCGAAGACGACGGGGTCGGACTTCGCGGGCGTCGTCGAAGCGGTCGGCGACGATGTGACCGCCTTCGAGGTCGGCGACCGAGTGTGCGGTACGGGCCTCCACACCGACCGCTTCCAGCAGGGCTCCTTCGCCGAGTACGTCGCAGTGCCGACCGACATCGTCGCGACGCTGCCCGAAGAGGTATCTTTCGAAGCCGGCGCCGCGGCCGCACTCGCCGGCGTGACGGCGTGGCGGGCGCTGGTCGACCACGCCGGGTTAGAGCCGGCCGAGACCTGCTTCGTCCACGGCGGGACCGGCGGCGTCGGCCACCTCGCGGTGCAGTTGTCGGCGGCGCTCGGCGCCGACACGATAACGACGGTCGGCTCCGAAGAGGCCGACGCCGCCGCCACGGAGTTCGGCGCCGACACCGTCCTCAGATACGACGACCCCGACCTCCGGGAAGCGGTCGACCGGCCGGCCGACGTAATCGTCGACCACCGCATCGGCGAGTACCTCGGCTTCGACATCGACATCGCCGCCTTCGGCGGCCGCATCGTCCAGTACGCCGGCGATGACGGCCCCTTCGAGGGAACGCGGGAGGGTCGCGGAAAGAACCTCTCGCTGCACATGATGAACATGTCGAACCTCGCTTCGCGGCCCGATACGCCGCGGATTGCCGAGCCGCTGTCGTCGGTGCTGAAGCTCGTCGCCCGCGGCGACCTCTCCCCGCGAATTCACCACCGCTACGAACTCGACGAAGCCGACGAGATGCACCGCGCGATTCTCGAAGACAGTTTCGTCGGTAAACTGGTCGTGACGCCCTAA
- a CDS encoding malate dehydrogenase, whose amino-acid sequence MDVLVVGGGGTIGSTVAYTLSVRDPETTVTLVDSDADAAEGHAIDVRHSTRHVAHGLGRPDFGPEGPGTVRAAAASPSLVEAADCVVVTASAPRPEGGDARGGRLTFLERNLEIADEIAGWLGEAAPTPVVVVSNPVDRITHRLYRRTGWPRRHFLGYSLSETARIADEIARRTDVPPREVYCPILGEHGEHVVPLFSRATVGGDPVEFSEAEREAIVEYVRDVPYDVLKLRGARDSSRWVTARGVATIVRRLDDGRSEAPACLSTPLDGEYGFEDVSLSVPVELGDDGVGEILEWDLADEERAAFEAAYRAVKTDR is encoded by the coding sequence ATGGACGTCCTCGTCGTCGGTGGCGGAGGGACCATCGGGTCCACCGTCGCCTACACGCTGTCCGTACGGGACCCCGAAACGACCGTCACGCTCGTCGATTCGGACGCCGACGCCGCCGAAGGCCACGCAATCGACGTTCGCCACTCGACGCGTCACGTCGCTCACGGCCTCGGCCGCCCCGACTTCGGCCCCGAGGGACCCGGCACCGTCCGCGCCGCCGCGGCGTCGCCGTCGCTCGTCGAGGCGGCCGACTGCGTCGTCGTCACCGCCAGCGCGCCGCGACCCGAGGGCGGCGATGCCCGCGGCGGCCGACTGACCTTCCTCGAACGGAACCTCGAAATCGCCGACGAAATCGCGGGATGGCTTGGAGAGGCTGCTCCGACGCCCGTCGTGGTCGTCTCCAATCCCGTCGACCGCATCACCCACCGCCTGTACCGTCGGACGGGGTGGCCCCGGCGGCACTTCCTCGGCTACTCGCTGTCTGAGACGGCCCGCATCGCCGACGAAATCGCCCGCCGAACAGACGTGCCGCCGCGAGAGGTGTACTGCCCCATCCTCGGCGAACACGGCGAACACGTCGTTCCCCTGTTCTCGCGGGCGACCGTCGGCGGCGACCCCGTCGAGTTCTCGGAAGCCGAACGCGAGGCCATCGTCGAGTACGTCCGCGACGTGCCCTACGACGTGTTGAAACTCCGCGGCGCCAGGGACTCCTCGCGGTGGGTCACCGCTCGCGGCGTCGCGACCATCGTCCGCCGACTCGACGACGGCCGCAGCGAGGCGCCGGCGTGTCTCTCGACGCCGCTGGACGGCGAGTACGGCTTCGAAGACGTCTCGCTGAGTGTGCCGGTCGAACTCGGCGACGACGGCGTCGGCGAGATACTCGAGTGGGACCTCGCTGACGAGGAGCGGGCGGCCTTCGAGGCGGCGTACCGGGCGGTCAAGACCGACCGTTAG
- a CDS encoding CaiB/BaiF CoA transferase family protein translates to MTQREALPLSDVSVVELGNIVSAPFASLLLADLGADVVKVERPGSGDIMRNAGESGEAVVNAFNRNKRSIALDLQTDRGRAAYHDLAEAADVVIENLGPGVADRLGIGYDDLSERNAGLVYLSIKGFQPGPYGDRPGMDMVAEAMSGLAAMTGRPGDGPVRVGTSIADIGSALYGVIGVLTALRERERTGEGQFVDATLFESAAQWMGYWATFADMTGDDHPPLGSSHPAFSLYDVFETDEQDRWVFVGVTTDRHWPAFCEAVDRPDLLADERFETPASRLDHKSELTAAAAEELADWNREDLVDALLEAGIPAAPVNKPSELLEDDHLRETGLLVDFEGDHGGERKRLRTVKTPISGDRIETEQRLDAPRLGEHSRDVLAEYGYDDADIDSLLEDGVIELPEES, encoded by the coding sequence ATGACGCAACGAGAAGCGTTACCGCTCTCCGATGTCTCGGTCGTCGAGTTGGGGAACATCGTCTCCGCGCCGTTCGCCAGCCTGCTGCTCGCCGATTTGGGCGCCGACGTGGTGAAAGTCGAACGCCCCGGCTCCGGCGACATCATGCGCAACGCGGGCGAAAGCGGCGAAGCCGTCGTCAACGCCTTCAACCGGAACAAACGCTCGATTGCGCTCGATTTACAGACCGACCGCGGCCGGGCGGCCTACCACGACCTCGCGGAGGCGGCCGACGTGGTCATCGAGAACCTCGGCCCCGGCGTCGCCGACCGCCTCGGCATCGGCTACGACGACCTCAGCGAGCGCAACGCCGGCCTCGTCTACCTCTCCATCAAGGGATTCCAGCCCGGCCCCTACGGCGACCGCCCCGGGATGGACATGGTCGCCGAAGCGATGTCCGGCCTCGCCGCCATGACCGGCCGCCCCGGCGACGGCCCCGTCCGCGTCGGCACCTCCATCGCCGACATCGGGTCGGCGCTGTACGGCGTCATCGGCGTCCTCACTGCCCTCCGCGAACGGGAGCGGACCGGAGAGGGCCAGTTCGTCGACGCCACCCTGTTCGAGTCGGCCGCCCAGTGGATGGGCTACTGGGCGACGTTCGCGGATATGACCGGCGACGACCACCCGCCGCTCGGCTCTTCACATCCCGCCTTCTCGCTGTACGACGTCTTCGAGACCGACGAGCAGGACCGCTGGGTCTTCGTCGGCGTCACCACCGACCGCCACTGGCCGGCGTTCTGTGAGGCCGTCGACCGACCGGACCTGCTGGCCGACGAGCGCTTCGAGACGCCCGCCTCCCGACTGGACCACAAATCGGAACTCACCGCGGCGGCCGCCGAGGAACTCGCCGACTGGAACCGCGAGGACCTCGTCGACGCGTTGCTGGAGGCGGGGATTCCGGCCGCGCCCGTCAACAAACCCTCCGAGTTGCTGGAGGACGACCACCTCCGGGAAACCGGCCTGCTCGTCGACTTCGAGGGCGACCACGGCGGCGAGCGGAAACGCCTCCGGACGGTGAAGACGCCCATTTCGGGCGACCGTATCGAAACCGAACAGCGCCTCGACGCGCCCCGACTCGGCGAACACAGCCGCGACGTGCTGGCCGAATACGGCTACGACGACGCCGACATCGATTCGCTCCTCGAAGACGGCGTCATCGAACTGCCCGAGGAGAGCTGA
- a CDS encoding redoxin domain-containing protein: protein MVTVGEQAPQFTAPKAGGAAYDDIEPLSLSEALGNGPVVLAFYPAAFTSGCTEEMCTFRDYYDDFAALDATVYGVSVDLPFAQNVWIREHDLGFPMLSDWNHDLVDRYDVALESGHGMELAERSVFVIDGSGEVVYRWVRDGENPDFETLVADVRAAIDAET, encoded by the coding sequence ATGGTCACTGTCGGCGAGCAGGCACCCCAGTTTACGGCTCCGAAAGCCGGTGGGGCGGCGTACGACGATATCGAACCGCTGTCGCTCTCGGAGGCGCTCGGAAACGGCCCCGTCGTGTTGGCGTTCTACCCCGCGGCGTTCACGAGCGGCTGTACCGAGGAGATGTGCACCTTCCGGGACTACTACGACGACTTTGCGGCGCTCGACGCGACGGTGTACGGCGTCAGCGTCGACCTCCCCTTTGCCCAGAACGTCTGGATTCGCGAACACGACCTCGGCTTTCCGATGCTGTCGGATTGGAACCACGACCTCGTCGACCGCTACGACGTGGCCCTCGAGAGCGGCCACGGGATGGAACTCGCCGAGCGGAGCGTGTTCGTCATCGACGGCTCTGGCGAAGTCGTCTACCGGTGGGTCCGCGACGGCGAGAACCCCGACTTCGAGACCCTCGTCGCCGACGTTCGGGCCGCGATAGACGCCGAAACGTAG
- a CDS encoding carboxymuconolactone decarboxylase family protein, whose amino-acid sequence MARVPLLEQAELPDDYQYLLSEDAMGEINLLCAMANNPDVLQSYMRYGTTLWQDGGLDGDDLERCILSVARALDAEYEWNQHVPIARDLGVPDEDIEAIAAEDFDHFDDRRAALIRYVRGVAEGEVDDATHAELVEHVDDATIVGATQLATHYLATARFLDALDIPLEGEFVGWTPNEE is encoded by the coding sequence ATGGCTCGCGTGCCACTGCTCGAACAGGCGGAGTTGCCGGACGACTATCAGTACCTCCTCAGCGAGGACGCGATGGGGGAAATCAACCTCCTCTGTGCGATGGCGAACAACCCCGACGTGCTCCAGTCGTACATGCGCTACGGGACGACGCTGTGGCAGGACGGCGGCCTCGACGGCGACGACCTCGAACGGTGTATCCTCTCGGTCGCCCGCGCGCTCGACGCCGAATACGAGTGGAACCAACACGTCCCCATCGCCCGTGACCTCGGCGTTCCCGACGAGGACATCGAGGCGATTGCGGCGGAGGACTTCGACCACTTCGACGACCGACGGGCGGCACTCATCCGGTACGTTCGGGGCGTCGCCGAAGGCGAGGTCGACGACGCGACCCACGCCGAGCTGGTCGAACACGTCGACGACGCGACTATCGTCGGGGCGACACAGCTCGCGACGCACTACCTCGCGACCGCTCGGTTTCTCGATGCGCTCGACATTCCGCTGGAGGGAGAGTTCGTCGGCTGGACGCCGAACGAGGAGTAG
- a CDS encoding fumarylacetoacetate hydrolase family protein: MRYVRFRDPAGAVRRGTWTDADEIRFGGERYTPDEVDVLAPSEPSKLVCVGLNYAGHAEELGKEPPDRPRLFFKPPNTVSSHGATVTLPDDKDRIEYEAELAVVIGEQCRNVDESEAMEIVEGYTCMNDLSNRDDQHVEQNYVRGKGFDGAAPLGPVVVGPDAVPDDAFVRTRVNGERKQDGSLSELIFSVPELIAEITAYITLEAGDVVSTGTPKGVGPLADGDEIEVEIEGIGTLQHSVRIP, encoded by the coding sequence ATGCGGTATGTCAGATTTCGGGACCCAGCCGGTGCCGTACGCCGCGGGACGTGGACCGACGCGGACGAGATTCGATTCGGCGGCGAACGCTACACGCCCGACGAGGTAGACGTGTTGGCGCCCTCCGAGCCATCGAAACTCGTCTGTGTCGGCCTCAACTACGCGGGCCACGCCGAGGAACTCGGTAAGGAGCCGCCGGACCGGCCGCGGCTGTTCTTCAAACCGCCGAACACGGTTTCGAGTCACGGCGCTACGGTCACGCTGCCGGACGACAAGGACCGAATCGAGTACGAGGCCGAACTCGCCGTCGTCATCGGCGAACAGTGCCGGAACGTCGACGAGAGCGAGGCGATGGAGATCGTCGAAGGGTACACCTGCATGAACGACCTCTCGAATCGCGACGACCAACACGTCGAACAGAACTACGTCCGCGGGAAGGGATTCGACGGCGCCGCCCCGCTCGGTCCGGTCGTCGTGGGTCCCGACGCAGTCCCAGACGACGCTTTCGTCCGAACGCGAGTCAACGGCGAGCGGAAACAGGACGGGTCGCTGTCGGAACTCATCTTCTCCGTACCGGAACTCATCGCCGAGATTACGGCCTACATCACCCTCGAAGCCGGCGACGTGGTCTCGACGGGGACGCCGAAGGGCGTTGGACCGCTCGCTGACGGTGACGAAATCGAAGTCGAAATCGAGGGCATCGGCACGCTCCAGCACTCCGTCCGGATTCCGTAG
- a CDS encoding PINc/VapC family ATPase, with protein MDILPDTSAVIDGRVSERVDGGFDGTVYIAEAVVGELEAQANDGRDSGWEGLEELQRLADLADEGTVTVEYVGRRPDAVEKREAGEGEIDALIRDLAAEHDATLLTSDVVQSEVAKAKGLAVEYVEPRERDVDTLAIEEFLDEKTMSVHLKTGVRPMAKRGSIGEMVYEKIGDDVLDEATMREYAADVIESARASSDGFIELSHPGMDIVQFRDMRIAVAQPPFADAIEVTAVRPIVKTDLDDYDKADDLRERFTERQRGVLISGAPGAGKSTFAQAVAEFLNDSGFAVKTMEKPRDLQVGPEITQYTELGGSMANTADSLLMVRPDYTIYDEVRKTSDFETFADMRLAGVGIIGVVHATRAIDALQRLVGRVELGMIPQVVDTVVYIEAGQVHTVYDVKTEVKVPHGLVEEDLARPVIVIKDWETGEPAYEIYTFNRQVVTVPLDGSGEGEAESGIERVAKQEIEREIRSVARGHVEVEVTGSSGAIVWVEDDDISYVIGKGGGRISQIEDRLGIDIDVRTFEDKPGGKSASAGGGGAGHAGEVVTPEVTNRHVVIPLGSHQGETVEVRADGEYLFTATVSRGGEIQVSRGSAIAEELEEAIDRGNRITVVPQ; from the coding sequence ATGGATATTCTGCCGGACACGAGCGCGGTCATCGACGGCCGCGTGTCGGAGCGCGTCGACGGCGGCTTCGACGGCACAGTCTACATTGCGGAGGCGGTCGTCGGCGAGTTGGAGGCCCAGGCCAACGACGGCCGCGACAGCGGCTGGGAGGGACTCGAAGAGCTCCAGCGACTCGCGGACCTCGCCGACGAGGGAACGGTTACCGTCGAGTACGTCGGCCGCCGACCCGACGCCGTCGAAAAGCGCGAGGCCGGCGAAGGCGAAATCGACGCCCTCATCCGCGATTTGGCGGCCGAACACGACGCGACGCTGTTGACGAGCGACGTGGTCCAAAGCGAGGTTGCGAAGGCGAAAGGACTGGCCGTCGAGTACGTCGAACCGCGCGAACGGGACGTCGACACCCTCGCTATCGAGGAGTTCCTCGACGAAAAGACCATGTCGGTCCACCTGAAGACCGGCGTGCGGCCGATGGCGAAACGCGGCTCCATCGGCGAGATGGTGTACGAGAAAATCGGCGACGACGTGTTGGACGAGGCGACGATGCGGGAGTACGCCGCCGACGTCATCGAGTCCGCACGCGCCTCCTCGGATGGATTCATCGAGTTGTCCCATCCGGGAATGGACATCGTCCAGTTCCGGGATATGCGTATCGCGGTGGCCCAACCGCCATTTGCCGACGCTATCGAGGTGACGGCGGTCCGCCCCATCGTCAAGACCGACCTAGACGACTACGACAAGGCCGACGACCTCCGAGAGCGGTTCACCGAACGCCAGCGTGGCGTACTCATTTCCGGGGCACCGGGTGCCGGGAAATCGACGTTCGCCCAGGCCGTCGCGGAGTTCCTCAACGACTCCGGCTTCGCCGTCAAAACGATGGAGAAACCGCGGGACCTGCAGGTCGGCCCCGAAATCACCCAGTACACCGAGTTGGGCGGGTCGATGGCCAACACCGCCGACTCGCTGCTGATGGTCCGGCCGGACTACACCATCTACGACGAGGTGCGGAAAACGTCGGACTTCGAGACGTTCGCCGACATGCGACTCGCCGGCGTCGGCATAATAGGCGTCGTCCACGCGACGCGGGCCATCGACGCCCTCCAGCGACTCGTCGGCCGCGTCGAGTTGGGGATGATTCCGCAGGTCGTCGACACCGTCGTCTACATCGAGGCCGGACAGGTCCACACCGTCTACGACGTGAAGACCGAAGTGAAGGTCCCCCACGGCCTCGTCGAGGAGGACCTCGCCCGGCCCGTCATCGTCATCAAGGACTGGGAGACAGGCGAACCCGCCTACGAGATTTACACGTTCAACCGACAGGTCGTCACCGTCCCGCTCGACGGTTCGGGGGAAGGTGAGGCCGAATCCGGTATCGAACGTGTCGCCAAACAGGAAATCGAACGCGAGATTCGGTCGGTCGCCCGCGGCCACGTCGAAGTCGAGGTGACCGGCTCGAGCGGGGCTATCGTCTGGGTCGAAGACGACGACATCTCGTACGTCATCGGCAAGGGTGGCGGTCGCATCTCCCAAATCGAGGACCGCCTCGGCATCGACATCGACGTGCGCACCTTCGAGGACAAACCCGGCGGGAAGTCAGCCAGTGCGGGCGGAGGCGGGGCCGGCCACGCCGGCGAAGTCGTCACCCCCGAGGTGACAAACCGCCACGTCGTCATCCCGCTCGGCAGCCACCAGGGCGAAACCGTCGAGGTCCGCGCCGACGGTGAGTACCTCTTCACCGCGACGGTCTCCCGTGGCGGGGAGATTCAGGTCTCCCGCGGGTCGGCCATCGCCGAGGAACTGGAGGAGGCAATCGACCGCGGCAACCGAATCACGGTCGTCCCGCAGTAA
- a CDS encoding acyl-CoA thioesterase, whose product MHEVFENTVRFEETDAQGIVFYGNYVTFQDETVTAYLSAVGYPYEELEAADWDVHVVHVDLDYRKPAEFADTLQNAIRVDAITESSIEFDYECRRDGEVLAEGSVVHVAVDESGAPTRVPEEFRDAVVAFQEDPPDPV is encoded by the coding sequence ATGCACGAGGTGTTCGAGAACACGGTTCGGTTCGAGGAGACTGACGCACAGGGCATCGTCTTCTACGGCAACTACGTCACGTTCCAGGACGAGACGGTGACGGCGTATCTCTCGGCTGTGGGCTACCCCTACGAGGAACTCGAAGCGGCCGACTGGGACGTTCACGTCGTCCACGTCGACCTCGATTACCGCAAGCCCGCGGAGTTCGCCGACACGCTCCAGAACGCGATTCGGGTCGACGCCATCACCGAATCGAGCATCGAGTTCGACTACGAGTGTCGTCGCGACGGCGAGGTGCTGGCGGAGGGCAGCGTCGTCCACGTCGCCGTCGACGAGTCGGGCGCGCCGACGCGGGTTCCCGAGGAGTTCCGCGATGCCGTCGTCGCGTTTCAAGAGGACCCGCCGGACCCGGTGTAG
- a CDS encoding glycerophosphodiester phosphodiesterase has translation MSPDPRVIAHRGFGGAFPENTVGAAVAAATHPRCDGVEIDLHATADGDPVVFHDTRLGQRNDGSPGLTDAEGVVWETPTETVTSAEVLDSGWTVPTFDDMLAALPDGTSLTVELKNPGTPNVRPGAHLTPTELEAAREHWVPFVERVADSIAETDTDLDVRLASFCEAAVAVASEYDHETAPICVAANAETTLEFAVEHACDAVHADSDAIVGEFRGSPPAFDLVGAGHNAGLEIAGWTAETWHDAQRFAEAGVDAITADYPSLLLAASTETA, from the coding sequence ATGTCACCCGACCCGCGCGTCATCGCCCACCGGGGATTCGGCGGGGCGTTTCCCGAAAACACCGTCGGCGCCGCCGTCGCGGCGGCGACACACCCCCGCTGTGACGGCGTCGAAATCGACCTCCACGCCACCGCCGACGGCGACCCCGTCGTCTTCCACGACACCCGCCTCGGCCAGCGAAACGACGGGTCGCCGGGACTGACCGACGCCGAGGGCGTCGTCTGGGAGACGCCCACCGAGACGGTCACGAGCGCCGAAGTCCTCGACAGCGGGTGGACCGTCCCGACCTTCGATGACATGCTGGCGGCGCTCCCCGACGGCACCTCCCTAACCGTCGAGTTGAAGAACCCCGGCACGCCCAACGTCCGGCCCGGCGCACACCTCACGCCGACGGAGCTAGAGGCTGCCCGAGAACACTGGGTCCCGTTCGTCGAGCGCGTCGCCGACTCGATTGCCGAGACGGACACCGACCTCGACGTGCGGTTGGCCTCCTTCTGTGAGGCCGCCGTCGCCGTCGCGTCCGAGTACGACCACGAGACGGCGCCCATCTGTGTCGCCGCCAACGCCGAGACGACGCTGGAGTTCGCGGTCGAACACGCCTGTGATGCCGTCCACGCCGACAGTGACGCCATCGTCGGCGAGTTCCGGGGGTCGCCGCCCGCCTTCGACCTCGTGGGAGCGGGTCACAACGCTGGCCTCGAAATCGCCGGCTGGACCGCGGAGACGTGGCACGACGCCCAGCGGTTCGCCGAGGCGGGCGTCGACGCCATCACGGCCGACTACCCCTCGTTGCTGCTCGCTGCCAGCACCGAGACGGCCTGA
- a CDS encoding SDR family NAD(P)-dependent oxidoreductase, translated as MRFENDTVFITGAGSGIGRATALAVAEEGAFVVATDINDDGGEETVAAIEEAGGEAVFHHLDVTDADEFDAVVETAVEEYGLDCIVNNAGVGHPPAYTEDVTDTMFDYVVDVNLRGVWNGCQAALPHLKEQESGAIVNVGSLASFLGLPKQAVYSLTKGAVLNFTRAVAAEAGTDGVRCNAVCPGFIETPLGDQYFDSKDDPEAAKQQAAQQYPLKRLGEPEEVADAIRFLLSDEASFVTGHGLVVDGGFSVS; from the coding sequence ATGCGCTTCGAGAACGATACGGTGTTCATTACCGGCGCCGGTTCGGGAATCGGTCGGGCGACCGCACTGGCGGTCGCAGAGGAGGGTGCGTTCGTCGTCGCGACGGACATCAACGACGATGGCGGCGAAGAGACCGTCGCAGCCATCGAGGAAGCCGGCGGCGAGGCCGTCTTCCATCACCTCGACGTGACCGACGCCGATGAGTTCGACGCCGTCGTCGAAACGGCGGTCGAGGAGTACGGCCTCGACTGCATCGTCAACAACGCCGGCGTCGGCCACCCGCCGGCGTACACCGAGGACGTCACCGATACGATGTTCGACTACGTCGTCGACGTGAACCTCCGTGGCGTCTGGAACGGCTGTCAGGCGGCGCTCCCGCATCTCAAAGAACAGGAGTCGGGCGCCATCGTCAACGTCGGCTCGTTGGCGTCATTTCTCGGGCTACCCAAGCAGGCGGTGTACTCGCTGACCAAAGGCGCAGTGTTGAACTTCACGCGAGCGGTCGCCGCCGAGGCCGGCACCGACGGCGTCCGGTGTAACGCGGTCTGCCCCGGATTCATCGAGACGCCGCTGGGTGACCAGTACTTCGACTCGAAGGACGACCCCGAGGCGGCCAAACAGCAGGCCGCCCAGCAGTACCCCCTGAAACGGCTTGGCGAACCCGAGGAGGTCGCCGACGCCATCAGGTTCCTGCTGTCCGATGAGGCCTCCTTCGTCACCGGCCACGGGCTCGTCGTCGACGGTGGCTTCTCGGTGAGTTAA
- a CDS encoding DUF7333 family protein, whose product MEFSLPVSLGVLLAVIVVGIAGLVGGGMMPLRTTLMMVAPSMVVFGLLAFGLGVKHGEFRTA is encoded by the coding sequence ATGGAGTTCAGCCTACCGGTCAGTCTCGGCGTACTGCTCGCGGTCATCGTCGTCGGCATCGCGGGCCTCGTCGGCGGCGGCATGATGCCGCTTCGGACGACGCTGATGATGGTCGCGCCGTCGATGGTCGTCTTCGGTCTGCTGGCGTTCGGGTTGGGCGTCAAACACGGTGAGTTCCGAACCGCTTAG